ATATTACAGTGGAGTCAAATTGCTGGTCTATCTCATTTCATGACATTTTTCCTTGGCTTCTTTCATTTTGTTCCTAGTCTGAATTATCCCAAGGGGGACAGGATAAAAAGGAGCTATCAATAATTTTGCTTCTAATCcatttccatttttttaaacataaaactgTAAGAttctttcttgttctttttcaGTTTACATGGCAGCTTAATAAGCATTCATTCCCTCAATTATACTTCCCATCCACTCATAATTGCATGTCATTGTCTAGATTGTAGAGGCATCCAGTTCTAAATATGACCATATTACAGGATTCAGAATTTAATGATTTCCAGGACCTTATTTACAGGGTCACAGGGTTGATCTCAACTTAACCTAACCTAACCTATTTGCACTGGCAGGATTGGAAGTACGCAAAAGCTCCAGTTCTTCTATGGCGTATGATGAAATTAATTGTCGgcaaattatttcaatttcatgaagacaaaacaaaaaacataTAGGTCTGGCTAACCAAGAGTTTCTACAGAGAAAAAGAGCAAATTTCTTCACAAGCGGACCCATATTACAATAATTTTCTTGATATGGCATTCATTATATTCTTCTCCAAAGATTAAAACAGAAATCCAACTACAAATCAtcagaattatataaattaaggggacaaaggaaaaaaaaaagggctCGTATAGGACAGCAAGTTCTCCATTGAAGAACTTTCAGCAACACCTTTCCAGATTGAAGACAAAAGTAAAAGTTCTCTACCATTCTGTTCcctaaacaaaaacaaaattacaaATACATACACATAAGTTCTTGCTTCAGGGTTCCAGCTTCAAGGATACAACTCGTGACTGTCTGTTGCGTTTTGCTACCTTCACAAAAACTGCTGAAAGACAAGACGGAGCCCACCATGGCCGGCGAACCTTTTGCTCTCCCTTTAGGCATGCCACTGGGAATTTATCAAAGAAAGCAACTCAATGTCAATGACAATCAAGAGAGACCAGGAAAGAAAGCATGTCCATCAACAAACAGGCACACCTCCAAAGCTACATCCACTACTAATATCACATTTTGACGCATGGTATTAAATGAGCATGGCAGCATGCCATTTTTATTTGAACAGGACATCCCTTGCTTGGTTAGGAACAATGCAAACacgaaaataaaaaagaaaaaagaaatcaaagtaGTAAGTGTCAAACCTCGAGCATGAAAATCTAGTTTTCTTGATtcgtataaaataaaactatataagAATACGAGTGTTTCTTCTATGACagaaataaaacaagatataGGAAAATCACAACTAATGATAAATTTTCCTCTAAAGTCACACATAATGGTTGCAGGTGCAGCAGATGTACCATGGATTGCAAAGGTATAAGTTTTCAGTTATAAGGTTGTTGAAAAGGAATGATGACAGAACTTGATTCATTCATTATAGACAGCTACAATGATTTCAACAGGAGTTATTAAGCAGGATGAAAACGATCTAGCATGGTCAATGGAGATTTAGCAATTAGAAGGAGATCTCATGCTTAGAAAAGGTTCTTATCTAGCTAACATTAAGTGTCTTGAAATACAGTTGACTTTTTAAGACACAAGGCGCAATTGAAAATTTTCTCATGCATGCTGAGGCGcatgagatttatttatatatatatatatatatatatatatatatatagagagagagagagagagaacctTTTATTCGTCTAAGCTCCTTACACAGCGTGATGAAGTCTCCCCATTTCATGTGGCACCGCCTTATAAACCGTAGAATTTGTTCAGTTGTGAACATGGACATTCCCTCCAGATACTCTCCATTAAcaccattttctttgaaaatttgGCGATAACTACCCAGATTTATCTCTTCCAACCACAAACCAACATCCTGCCCAAACGAAAAGAGGCACACTAAGTACACTTATTAGACCCAAAAATGACACAAAAATTCCTGATAATTAGTCAAATATGGAAAGATGCCTGTCAAGGTTATAAAAACGACATGATTTGCAAGCCCTCAATTATGATAAGCAACATGTTGATTCAAGTTGTCTGAATAAGCATAGTTCTGATGCAATTCCTAGGTCAGCCCTAATCACCAATCACAATCTAAGGAGTTGGCCAATTAACAATACTGATGCTATCTTACGTTCTGCGGAGAAAAAGGTCCCTCGTACATCCATTAATTAGCTATGTCATGTTAATTTATTGTTGCGAATTCGTACCTCATCAAGTTGCCATGTGCAttcgaaaagaaaaaaaataagggTATTTTGATGTTTCTAGAAAACTTgctatatatttgtcaatcctTGGAATATCCATCATATTTCCTCATATGATCCAATCtctgaaaaagaaagactCGTCATAATCCATTTCATGTCAATACACTACAGATTGATCAAACTATTGCTTCCACCATGCTTAATTTGTATCAATCATTACCAGCTGAATGCACCAGTTATTGCATTTGTCTATTCTAGCACCACATCAAGTTATTCCCCACAGAGAATCTCCTTTAAGCTATCAGTACATGGCCCAAAGAACAAACCCAAGTTCCCAGTAGACATGCACTATGCAATTCTCTATCATAATAAGTGAATTTTAGCTGGAACATGCTGAATCAATAACCGATGTACAATGCAAAGATATcactatttattaaataaaacttgCCTTCATTACACATCCTTATATTCTCATGCATACCATTTGCAACAAAACTTAACTATTGAAACAGCAATAGTTCATCAAATGTGATGCAATTGAACATTTAAGCGAAATGCCTAAAGCTTGTGCATTTTAAACTACAAACTCATGATCCAGACAATATTTTGCTACCACTACCAGCTATAAACTCTGAGCAGGCAGGTAGTAGAAGAAAGAGGACTCATTAAGCAAATAATTAACAGCTTAAGAAAAGGGTCAACAAAAACTATGTATTACCGCACAGCAGCCAAAAGTTGAGAAAGATAATGCAAGAAAAAGTCTGGAAAATCTCCCAGCTCCATCAAAATAACACAGCTGACCAAGTATTTAAGCGAGCAACTAAGACAAAAATAAGAGGATTAAAATCTCTGATGATCAACTTGAACATGATAGGTTATATCTCTATAatcttaaccattaaattctaaattcatGGTTAAGTTTTATTATCCAATTAATAATTACTCACTTTCAGAATttgtaataaaatttcaaccagtggatttaaaattaaaggtgAAGATGACAAACATGAGAGGATCTCAATCCACAATAATATATTGCTTAGTGTTGGTTGAAAAACTTCAGTAGAATCTAAACTACCATATAAACTCCTCAGTGGTGCTTAgcgaaataaaatcaaacgaACTTTCTCTTCTTATAACTCTATTTCAGTTTGTTTTATATCAAAAAGAAACCAACAAGAAGCCCCATTTCACAATTCTTCGAATTTGACTACTCCATCAGAAAGAATGAAAATACCAATTGAAATTTGACAAAAGCAAATTGACCCCCAAAAACAAAGAccctaatttaataaaagaaaatcaaaactcATAGACTCAATACAAAAGCAAAGAGAACAAACATTACCATCACAACTTCCTAACccaacaattaataaataatatctgTAGCAATTATAACAGTGACGAGTATTAACAAGATCTAAAAGAAGAtccaataaatataatagcaacaataataaaaataaaaataagaactaAAAGGATATAAGAGATTACCTCAACAGTCCAAATGAAGAAATCAAGAGGCTCAGGTGGCCTTTCTTTGCTcataatttccttttctttatataaccTAATCTTCCAAAGAAATGAACACCCAAGAGAGTCAAATTTTCGTCAAAATTTCAATCCAATTTTCacttaaataaaagaaaaaaagaagaaaaagaaacaaaggaaTCAGAAATCAGTGGAACAAGATTCGAGAAtagctttattattattatttggctttaaaaataatatagtgaagttttttgtttgtttttcgGGGAAACAAACAGAACAAGAGAGAAGAATGAGAGTGAGAGACAAGGAAAGAGTGGATTAGGATTACTTACGGTGAGTGTGGAACTTCTGTAGGAATATAAATTTTCTCTACATttgcaaaattattaataaaacaaagaaaaaataagaatattcaTAAGattaaagagagagaaaagaaaagtgagAATAGATTAGATTatataaagagagagagagaaataagGCAGCAACTATAATGACACAAAACAAAGACACACACACAgtctgtctctctctctgtgtttctatcttttttaattgggACTCATTTGACTGGGTTCAGTTTTAAGCTTTACAACTCTACTCTCCCCACCATCACTTCCTTCCTTGTTCACTTTCGTCTTCCTGTTTTTCCCTTCCTTCTTTATATTCCTTCTTCCACGCGCTTTTACCACGCTCTTTTATAATCCTAACTGCGACTATAATCCACTCATGTCCCCTTCATTTTGAAGTAAGAAtggaaaattataattttattgtcctaattttttatttttttaattagatatctgaactttactaatttatttatattacattattttttataaatttaaaaaattaaaataataatttaactcaatttacatataaaataatctatATAATCTTACTTATCATCACTTAcatttttttctgttttttcttcttttttttattttctttctattattttattaaatcttttttagaactaaaacaataataatgttaaattaatttttaaaatttttattcacttgctttttaagaaaaagaaatctactcataatttttattcttaaaacttatcttttaaaaatatatataatttctttctcctcttattattttgaggttaaaacatataattttttaggtaaaaataaaaaattaaaaaagcatatttaatttttttcaattttttatttgaatgaatgagaaagaaaaaaaattaaaatttctttaaatcaATAGTACTgaaaatggataaaaaaataaaatatgatattattttatagaatagTACTAGtcaatttactatttaaaataagtcaTGTAAGCATTTTAACTTATAAAACCGGCTAGAtacattatattaaaaaattttaagaagtctaaacacttaattaaataaaaataataatttaatatcaatataaataaaataaaaaattaaaacactaaatttataattttttctttaaagaattaGATCctacttttaaataaatgagtttgaattataaaagatttaaatttagatttgaGTTTGAGCTAAATTAACGAACTCGagtttatttaaatcaaatttaagtttaatCGAGCttaagtaataaatttatgttttatttttaagtattaaagcattatatttaaattaattaagtaattttataattatgtatataaaaattattatcaataatttatatgaaattataaatatttaaaaattcttgtatataataaaataactaatttatgaattataaacataaatattatattaattttatttgcaatttatattaaattatatttttttattatatattacaataaaaataaattaacatatgtaattatatttagtataGTGAATAAAGCTTATACATATCTTTGtggattataaatttaagtcCTCCTCTCAAAATAGCAGTGTTCTTTTTAAGTCAAATTTCGATTAGATTCCTAAGCAAACTTGAGCTCGAGTTAATTAATATCGAGCTAATGCTGaaaatctcttttaataaaatgatacaCGACTTATTATTGTCCACTTTCAAacttattttatctttatttattctaatttttacatacataataatatagcatataatacttttacaaAATGATTACTTAACCTCAAAATATCATaggataatttattatatgtatcaaattgaatgaataaaatgagatgtttaatattttcttaacagAATATATGACTGGGctttattcattaaaatatataattttactatttactaataaaataactattatgctcgatataaatatttattataattttcttttagctaaatttttatattttctctccatcttaatctttaaaataagCAATTCTTACTTCCATAAAATACTTACCACTATTACAACCATAAAAATCACaagaactaaaataaaataaatatataagattaGCTTTGGAGTAAAacagttttattttaagaaaaattatttttcttgtagttttttattttaatctcaaTCTAACGCTTATTTTCATTCTGCCAACTTCTCATTCAGCACCTCAATTAAACCATACAAACTTTTCCACCTAAATTATGTGCCATGATTTTAAATGCTTTGACTGCTGCAACTCATTGAGGCATCAACTATAGATGTTGTAAGTTTATACCAACCAACTCAAGACCCATATTCAATTTTCCTGCGAGTCCATTTTTGTTTGaactaatttcaaaatttcaaccTCTAACATTTTTTTTCACAACCACATATTTTTTGCTTCCATTATGTTATTAATTCTACTTAATATACacatcttttaatatttatcccCTTAATCATAGATCGAATCCTGATTCAAtcaaattagaaatatttttatctatcgtgtaaataaattgaaaagaaataaagaatgaaaaaaatgattagGAAGAgagaaatttattatcaaaaggaagtaaatcctaataaatgtcaaaaaaagaaagaagaataaaggTTGTGATATTAGGATAGAGAAACAACAACAAGCtaatattcaatataaaataaaagctatTTAATTGCATCCtatgcatatataaaaaataaattttcttaattaaaaaacaaaaatgcatattaaaattataatcttttctataaaatatataaggaatgAGAGGGTAGCTAAAAGGCGTGTAAGATAGTGTTTGTTTTCATCTTATTGTGCACCTATATTATATGGTGGTTAagaagtttaaaataaaaaataaaaaataaaaaataaaaataaaagaagagtgatttttaaatattatggaCATAcggtattttataaaattataaaattatttttatttatttaaagtttttatctacaataaaaaatatacttaatgatgtttgacaaatatatatttttatttatattttatatatgaattcatcaataatataaatgaataaaaacatatattaagattattaaattaattaaactaatactagccaactatttataattaaaaataaattttataattataaaaaactataatcatactataataaaatattaaagcaaaagataaaataatttgtacAAACAAAATGATCTCTCTTCTTATTGtacaatttatatattgttGTGCACTTTTCCTTTTCACTACCTTATCCAAAATCAAGAGAAAGGCACAAACCACCTTAACCTACCTCACTCCATAATTACTAAGCAACAATAAGATACACATTTGcgtaattatttatttttctcaatcttaaatttattctcaattctgataataatttaaggtgatatgaaataattaaaataaaataagttaatgcataaattgagtttaaactatttatgaaatacatttctttttaataaaaacttcTCAAGTTATTTATGTCATAAtttcatcttttatatttcctagaatataaaaatgtttaaaaataacCAGAAATGAATCATGTACtattgtaaaaaatatattaagaaattgcataaaataaaagataaaaagatttaatactTATTTTCTATTCGCctctttttatgaaaaagcAGCATATTAATtgtcaatatttttttaattaaatttaaaggaAATAAGTTCCTTTTTCTAAATGAagtttcaatttcattaattttgtattcaatttctttaatgaataagttttaaatttttttatagaatatataatgttttaaaaagattatttatttcaaatatattattatcattagtCGGGTTATAAAAAATGTCTTTTAGATTTTTGGAATATAGAATTTCTCAGCCATACCTTATGAAAATGGGCAAAATTGTCTTAAAAGAAGGTtcagaatttaataatttgaaaagGAGAATAAG
The sequence above is drawn from the Ricinus communis isolate WT05 ecotype wild-type chromosome 7, ASM1957865v1, whole genome shotgun sequence genome and encodes:
- the LOC107262248 gene encoding uncharacterized protein LOC107262248 — protein: MSKERPPEPLDFFIWTVEDVGLWLEEINLGSYRQIFKENGVNGEYLEGMSMFTTEQILRFIRRCHMKWGDFITLCKELRRIKVACLKGEQKVRRPWWAPSCLSAVFVKVAKRNRQSRVVSLKLEP